CGCATAATTTCTACATTgtctcagatatatatatatacgacagctgggtccaagagctggcaCTCTAGAACCTTTACACACGGATCAggtgtaaccaagtgggcttaaactttattattgagcctggttacaccctcaccGTCACAGGGGTTGCCCAAGTTTATTCTAGGGGGGCGTGGACATCTCCAACCTTTTCTTCagtgacacgttgccatggcaacctggcgtcaaatgacgccacgtggTCATGTATTGTGCATGTCGCCAAAGATATACGTGTGGTTCACATCACGTCACGATCCCACGCGTCATATGACGCTGGATTTAGGTAAGGGGGGTACGAGCACAGGGGTTGCCAGGCAGTGGGTGCGCAgcacagaaagtttgcgcacacctgacatagcatacagtgcttccaggaaataaataaatatatatatatatacatatatatatatatatatatatatatatacatacacacacacacacacacacacacacacactttaaactCTTCACATATGTTTAAGTACTGGTAAATGTTTATGTATCATTAAAATGGTTATTTGATACAATTAATGTTATTCCATAGATCTGTGGGACTTTGGACATGTTTCTGAACTTTACCAGTCCCTCGGGATTAAACACATTCACACCAGGGACTTGTTCTGCATGTTACATTTTGGTTTATAGCACTGAGTATACTATTAGCACAAAAAGTATGATTATTGTTCTTGCTCAAAAGAGATTTAATTTCAGATTCTCAGGGCTTTGGTTCAAAGTTTGGGAAGTCAGATTGTTCTATTATACAAAATACCCATTTCTACACATTCTTTTAAATCCCATTGAaaccttcctgctgcctccattTTACCTTATTAATACTGACAACCATTTGAATGTTTCTTGTGGAAAATAAGCAACTCAAGTAAGGGAAAAAATACATTACTTTTAACACCAGTAGTTCCACCATGTGCTGTTTATTTTGAAGAACAGATGTAATTATTTGTGCAGCTTTTTGGTTATTGAATCATTCTATATAATCTTTATACTATTTTCGAACAAGTCCCAATTAATTATTGTATGCCTTTTGCATGTTTGTGGGCAATCATTAAACATCGTTAGCTGAATATAGTTGACGTTTTATTGTTTTGGCATAAATGTTACTCATCTCACTTCCTTTGCTTTAATGAGTTAAAGTGTGGGTGAGTTCAATATAACACAGCTTCATGCCTTGCTGACTAGTGTCCGATTTAAAAACAGCTTTTAGCATTATAATCCAAGTAATGCCCACATCGATTTCTAATCCAACAGCGCCACCGTGTGGTGTATTGTTTCAATTACTTGCTTTTTGTTTAAATTGAATGCTTTGGCGCCTTTTTGTTTGTTCACAAATATAAAGATATTAATATTATACTTTGCATTATCCGTGCTACACAATTTTGCTTTTATTTATAGAGGTGGACCTGCAAAAagactttttttaaaattatggTTCTAAAGCAAGAGACATGCATCACAATCTGGTCACTGACTTTGTGGCGGTTTATGCTTTCCTGGAAATAATAAAGTCGGTAAGAAAGTTAGGTCCCCGTGAAAAGTAAGTGTCGTTATGGTATGGAACAAATGTTTTTTTCCACGAGTTACAGAGCTATAGAAGTGTAACTGAACCCAAACCTGTATAATTAGTGAAAGTAAATATCGGTTTGCAAGTGACTGCTTTGTGTTTATCTTCTGCAGATATAGCGAAATCATAAAATTTTCACAATTACAGCACTAACAAGAGGCGATACATGTACTTTATTTTTATACACATTCTTTAATGTTTCATTTAATATTAGTAACAATTAAATCAGACTTACTCATACTTAGGTAGAAATATATCTCgctgcagtaaatatgaaatgatTTGTCTCTTTCTCGATATTGTGGGTGGCtctgaaaagagcctttgtgttgggTATGTGGGGGTCTCTGCTCCTGGTCTCGGGTATTCAGCTCACTTGCTCTTGGCCGGTTTGTGGCTCTCGGTTTTCTTGGGCAGCAGCACGGCCTGGATGTTGGGCAGAACACCCCCCTGAGCGATGGTGACCCCTCCGAGCAGCCGGTTCAGCTCCTCATCGTTACGCACAGCGAGCTGCAGGTGCCGGGGGATGATGCGGGACTTCTTATTATCCCGGGCGGCGTTACCGGCCAACTCCAGGATCTCCGCAGTCAGGTACTCGAGCACTGCGGCCAGATAGACCGGGGCTCCGGCTCCCACACGTTGAGCATAATTACCCTTCCGAAGAAGTCTGTGCACACGGCCGACTGGAAATTGCAGCCCAGCCCGAGAAGACCGAGTCTTGGCTTTAGCGCGCGCTTTCCCGCTCTGTTTGCCTCTTCCAGACATTTCTATTAATCTGACCACAGCTGTAACAGCAAAAGAAATAACAAACCcactgaccgttctgttctgactgacagattaaatctgtcagtggtgatattggataccgaggcttgagcctcattactccaagttctcttgttgagtgtattgtcgcactctttaggaagcttcttgatctgtgttacttgccacagttgagttggtttcacaggttcagcgctgtgatgggtcgtgggtagcggtcaaatgggtttgcagagatcgcagcaagcttcttgatcagcgggtttgagttctggtccagttccttgtagaatttcttgttgagcttctttagatgttcatctaacatctcgatacccagttccctatgaaggtctgctattcttgtaggaagtggagcgttggacgcaatccgcagcgccttgttctgtaatttttggagagatgatctttgatgttggtggcaaccactccacaccggggaggcgtatgtcattgtgggtctaatgatcgccttgatcacattgactttgctcttgatgggcatggtccttgtcttcagcagagggtacagtgctgccagcttggttgttgccttctgttgaatcttctcaatgtggtttctccagcttagtttgctatctaggattacacctaggtaagagctgtttggctcccatttgacagcctctccgttgagggtgattggcgggtgtgccttgatcctctttttggtaaacagtgtagctgtagtcttgctggagttcagtcctacttgccagtcgctgtaccatgttgatagcatgtctagtgctttctggatgttcttagctacttctttctctctgaaggactgggagatgactgccacatcgtctgcgtagagtgccagttgagtcttgtggaggtctgtggggatgtcattcatgaagaggttgaaaaggaaaggtcccaggactgatccctgtggcacgccagcgcggatggggcgtgttgttgagagctcttctcgcacagccacgtggaatgtgcgctcccgcaagtagcttgcagtcagcttaatcaggtagtttgggaatttcaggttgatcattttgtgcagtagtccttcatgccaaactctgtcaaacgctttggccacgtccaagaagacaactccagttgatttgtggatgttgaacccatggcttattatgtcaacgactcgcagcagctgatggttggttgagtggtccttccggaatccaaattgctcctttagtagaatgtttttaccagaggcaaagtggcggaggcgcgtaagaataactttctccaggagtttcgacagtccagagagcaggcttatcggacggtagtttgcaggatccctccgtggttttccaggctttggaaatacaatgaccttggcttccttccaggattgaggaaagtgctggagccgcatgcatgcattgaagatttctgtaaagcattccatggctgccggcggaagcttcttgatggccaggttggtaattccatcacttcctggtgctttgccatttgccagcttttctgcaagttgcgttatctcagtcctggtgcatccttcaagggtttccgcttcggtctctggtaggtgctcggtaagatgcctgttaactccttgctcaacttcccgtgctattttgctggcttggttaggcctaaaagttgtctccagtgtgtcagcgagaacctctgccttgtccttgttgctacatgccaggtgggtctggccctggataggtggattaggctccttcttcccggtcaggcgtcgggtcattctccaaacagagttgtcggattccttcagcttggctgctgcggcctcccacctctccccccggtgttggctgatttgctatcgcagtagtctggcaagtgagttgtactttaccagaaggtcaggtgtgcggaacttctgccactggcgtcgagccctgtttttctcagctatcgcttgcttgatcccgctcggtaggtcgtagatggagcagcgtttgggcatctgttttgggacgctgtgctctattgcatgttggactgcggtagtaaaggtgttaacagcatcatcaatgtctccgttggtgtccaaggggcgggggtttgtgatgttgctcaactcttctttgtacaggctccagtttgccctggtgaagttgtacctgggtgtttgctggtgggtttccatctcgtcgccaacagtaatggtaactgggttgtggtctgaggtcagttccgccagggtttccaactggacagaatgtttcacgttcttcagtaagacaatgtccaggacatccggtgtgtggcttgcagtgcctgggtagtgggtgggttctgtagggccagccactacaaagtcactctcctttgagtaagcaagaagagcttgtcctctggagtttgctgtccttgagttccagcaccggtgtttggcatttaggtctcccccgatgatggttgggacagtggagtccagcagagcttccaagtctcccaaatgtagcttcaccttaggggggcagtaggtggcaattagtcgcagtggtcctgttgcagtctttacctgtactccagtggcttcaatactccggaggggtggtagtgcaatctcattatgg
This portion of the Ascaphus truei isolate aAscTru1 unplaced genomic scaffold, aAscTru1.hap1 HAP1_SCAFFOLD_401, whole genome shotgun sequence genome encodes:
- the LOC142483953 gene encoding histone H2A type 2-B, yielding MSGRGKQSGKARAKAKTRSSRAGLQFPVGRVHRLLRKGNYAQRVGAGAPVYLAAVLEYLTAEILELAGNAARDNKKSRIIPRHLQLAVRNDEELNRLLGGVTIAQGGVLPNIQAVLLPKKTESHKPAKSK